One stretch of Pseudomonas fluorescens Q2-87 DNA includes these proteins:
- the prmB gene encoding 50S ribosomal protein L3 N(5)-glutamine methyltransferase, with protein sequence MITSRLRTLRDHIRWAVSRFHGEDLFFGHGTDNAWDEARQLVLGALHLPWEIADSYLDCRLEDEELVHVQRLLRRRIAERIPTAYLLGEAWFCGMSFIVDERVLIPRSPIGELIEKRFEPWLGQAPARILDLCTGSGCIGIACAYEFPEAEVVLADLSFEALEVANQNIERHGVDERVFTVQGDGFEGLPGQRFDLIVSNPPYVDAEDFADMPAEYQHEPELGLACGDDGLNLVRRMLAEAADHLTEKGLLIVEVGNSQVHVEALYPEVDFAWLDFERGGHGVFMLSAEQCRQHQALFVSRV encoded by the coding sequence GTGATCACTTCCCGCCTTCGTACCCTGCGCGACCATATTCGTTGGGCCGTCAGTCGTTTCCATGGGGAGGATCTGTTTTTCGGCCATGGCACCGACAATGCGTGGGATGAAGCCCGTCAACTGGTGTTGGGCGCACTGCACCTGCCATGGGAAATTGCCGACAGCTACCTGGACTGCCGTCTCGAAGACGAGGAACTGGTCCATGTGCAGCGGCTGCTGCGCCGGCGCATTGCAGAGCGTATCCCGACTGCTTACTTGCTGGGCGAAGCCTGGTTCTGTGGGATGTCGTTCATCGTCGACGAACGTGTGCTGATTCCGCGTTCGCCCATTGGTGAGCTGATCGAAAAACGCTTTGAGCCGTGGTTGGGCCAGGCGCCTGCGCGGATTCTCGACCTGTGCACCGGTTCCGGTTGCATCGGCATCGCTTGTGCCTACGAATTCCCCGAAGCTGAAGTGGTGCTGGCCGATCTGTCGTTCGAGGCGCTGGAGGTGGCCAACCAAAACATCGAGCGCCACGGCGTCGATGAGCGCGTGTTCACTGTCCAGGGCGATGGTTTCGAGGGGCTGCCAGGGCAACGTTTCGACCTCATCGTGTCGAACCCGCCCTACGTCGATGCGGAAGATTTCGCCGACATGCCGGCGGAATACCAGCACGAGCCGGAGCTGGGCCTGGCCTGTGGCGACGATGGCTTGAACCTGGTGCGCCGGATGCTCGCCGAGGCGGCCGATCATCTGACCGAGAAAGGGTTGTTGATTGTCGAGGTGGGTAACAGTCAGGTACACGTCGAGGCACTGTACCCGGAAGTCGATTTTGCCTGGCTGGACTTCGAACGCGGCGGTCATGGTGTGTTCATGCTCAGCGCCGAGCAGTGCCGCCAGCACCAGGCGTTGTTTGTTTCGCGGGTTTGA
- a CDS encoding cysteine hydrolase family protein — MSVPKTMFQLSGRGYAAANLSQATLIIIDAQKEYLAGPLALSGMDAAVANIKQLLGAARAAGRPIVHVRHLGTHGGLFDPQGERGEFIPGLEPQGDETVIEKLLPSAFHGTELKKRLEDLGPLDLIVCGFMSHSSVSTTVRAAKNLGFRCTLVEDACATRDLPHKGGVLSAEHVHQTEMAIMADNFATLALTRDFT, encoded by the coding sequence ATGTCCGTTCCAAAAACGATGTTTCAACTCAGCGGCCGTGGTTACGCGGCGGCCAATCTGAGTCAAGCGACCCTGATCATCATCGATGCCCAGAAAGAATACCTCGCCGGCCCCCTGGCCCTGAGTGGCATGGATGCAGCCGTCGCGAACATCAAGCAATTGCTCGGCGCGGCCCGTGCAGCCGGACGGCCGATCGTGCATGTGCGCCACTTGGGCACCCATGGCGGGCTGTTCGATCCACAGGGCGAGCGCGGGGAATTCATTCCAGGGCTCGAACCCCAGGGCGACGAAACGGTTATCGAAAAACTGTTGCCCAGTGCCTTTCATGGCACCGAGTTGAAGAAACGCCTGGAAGACCTCGGGCCGCTGGACCTGATCGTTTGCGGGTTCATGAGCCATTCCAGCGTCAGCACCACCGTGCGAGCGGCCAAGAACCTGGGCTTTCGCTGCACCCTGGTAGAGGATGCCTGCGCCACCCGCGACCTGCCGCACAAGGGCGGCGTGCTCAGCGCCGAACATGTGCACCAGACCGAAATGGCAATCATGGCGGACAACTTCGCCACCCTGGCCCTGACTCGCGACTTCACTTGA